A single genomic interval of Primulina huaijiensis isolate GDHJ02 chromosome 7, ASM1229523v2, whole genome shotgun sequence harbors:
- the LOC140981381 gene encoding protein tesmin/TSO1-like CXC 2 isoform X2: MGEGCENFAKECIEEEKEVMDTPERIKSNQIATSLCKFEESPVFNFLNNLSPIKPVKSVHITQTINPLSFATLPSVFTSPHVSSLRGSRFLRRHQFSDPSKPEFSSDDGNTVDLIKVNKDGNEKFDELENLDPEASHCVVANDSSYECSNKFSENFDYDPNSRNSPVKPSCGLESTSSALVYESEVNLEEAGRTDENKEGISCDWESLIADDPDLLIFESPNDTENKKLRGTEMSFYASIRNDKQSMQSLVSMYSGEQIGEGSQPENLSFHPGEGTEMLENSEKHDVTSSSLLNEPIEEMDYENLSGLYRGMRRRCLDFEMAGAHRQRFEEISDPDSSVVLQSGSDISANNRQLVPTNTIDESPRCIVPTLGLHLNALGTTSKDYKLVNVEPSASGRFLIGPIPSVDFHPPTTGRELINNLDATSLGGDMDTVEDFVPLTEDSCQASGYMANEEITQSSPKKKKRRLEQAGEGESCKRCNCKKSKCLKLYCECFAAGVYCVESCACIDCFNKPVHEGTVLATRKQIESRNPLAFAPKVIRGSDSLTETGDDSSNTPASARHKRGCNCKKSGCLKKYCECYQGGVGCSINCRCEGCKNVFGRKDGTEAEYEEDETDTTEKSMSEKTAVHFDSEQNMDSAPPETPLLAGRKPVQHLFSNQKPPRSSFPSIGSSSRSYTNQVFKKPSFQPAPKFDRHFETIKEDEIPEFLQEGSPISGIKLSSPNRKRVSPPHNVGMSTGLRSSRKLILQSIPSFPSLTHNQ, from the exons ATGGGGGAGGGGTGTGAGAATTTTGCAAAAGAGTGTATTGAAGAAGAGAAAGAAGTGATGGATACGCCAGAGAGGATCAAGAGCAACCAGATCGCGACATCTTTATGCAAGTTTGag GAGTCCCCTGTCTTTAATTTCTTGAACAACCTTTCCCCAATCAAGCCAGTTAAATCCGTGCATATCACGCAAACGATCAATCCTCTTAGTTTTGCTACTCTTCCATCTGTTTTCACTTCACCTCATGTTAGTTCTCTCAGGGGGTCAAGATTTCTGCGAAG GCATCAGTTTTCAGATCCATCAAAACCTGAGTTTTCTTCTGATGATGGGAACACAGTTGATCTGATTAAGGTAAATAAGGATGGTAACGAGAAATTCGATGAACTGGAAAATCTGGACCCAGAGGCATCTCACTGTGTCGTGGCTAATGATTCATCTTATGAATGCTCAAACaagttttctgaaaattttgattatgaTCCAAATAGTCGCAACTCCCCTGTAAAACCAAGCTGCGGCCTTGAATCCACTTCTTCAGCGCTTGTTTACGAAAGTGAAGTGAATCTCGAGGAAGCAGGCCGAACTGATGAAAACAAAGAAGGCATATCGTGCGATTGGGAGAGTTTAATAGCTGATGACCCCGATCTGCTAATTTTTGAATCGCCAAATGATACAGAAAACAAGAAATTGCGTGGTACTGAGATGAGTTTCTATGCCAGTATCAGAAATGACAAGCAGAGCATGCAGTCTCTTGTTTCAATGTATTCTGGGGAACAAATTGGAGAGGGAAGTCAACCAGAAAACTTGTCTTTTCATCCTGGAGAAGGTACTGAGATGTTGGAAAATTCTGAGAAACATGACGTGACTTCCAGCTCTTTATTGAATGAGCCCATAGAAGAGATGGATTATGAG AATCTCTCTGGTTTGTACCGCGGTATGAGAAGGCGCTGTCTAGATTTTGAGATGGCTGGAGCCCACAGACAGCGTTTTGAAGAGATTTCGGATCCCGATTCTTCAGTGGTGTTACAATCTGGTTCTGATATTTCTGCTAACAATCGACAATTAGTTCCGACAAATACAATAGACGAGTCTCCACGGTGTATTGTACCTACCCTTGGCTTGCATTTAAATGCTCTTGGAACGACATCCAAGGATTACAAACTTGTCAATGTCGAACCTTCAGCTTCTGGACGATTCTTGATTGGACCGATCCCATCAGTTGATTTTCATCCTCCAACTACTGGTCGAGAATTGATAAACAATTTGGATGCTACCTCGTTGGGAGGAGATATGGATACCGTCGAAGATTTTGTTCCGCTTACAGAAGATTCTTGCCAAGCTTCTGGATATATGGCTAATGAGGAGATCACTCAGAGTAGTCCAAAGAAGAAGAA GCGTAGGTTGGAACAAGCCGGGGAAGGCGAATCCTGCAAGCGATGCAACTGCAAGAAATCAAAATGCTTAAAACT CTACTGTGAATGTTTTGCTGCTGGTGTCTACTGTGTGGAGTCATGTGCCTGTATAGATTGCTTCAACAAGCCTGTCCATGAAGGCACTGTCCTTGCAACCCGAAAACAGATTGAATCTAGAAACCCTCTTGCTTTTGCGCCTAAAGTGATTAGGGGCTCAGATTCTCTGACCGAAACTGGG GATGACTCGAGCAACACTCCTGCTTCAGCTCGTCATAAGCGAGGATGTAACTGCAAAAAATCTGGTTGCCTGAAGAAATATTGTGAATGCTATCag GGTGGTGTTGGATGCTCAATTAACTGCAGATGTGAAGGGTGTAAGAACGTGTTTGGTAGAAAGGATG GCACGGAAGCCGAATATGAAGAAGATGAAACGGATACGACTGAGAAGAGTATGTCCGAAAAAACAGCAGTCCATTTTGACTCAGAGCAAAACATGGATTCTGCTCCTCCAGAAACACCGTTGTTGGCTGGGAG GAAACCGGTTCAACATCTGTTCTCAAACCAAAAACCACCTAGGTCTTCATTTCCAAGTATTGGTTCCTCTTCCCGTTCTTACACAAACCAAGTGTTCAAAAAACCGAGCTTTCAACCCGCACCTAAATTCGATAGACATTTTGAAACTATTAAAGAAGACGAAATTCCTGAATTTCTCCAAGAAGGGTCTCCAATAAGTGGCATTAAGTTATCATCTCCCAACAGGAAACGAGTTTCGCCTCCGCACAATGTAGGTATGTCCACCGGTTTAAGAAGCAGTCGAAAGTTGATACTTCAATCTATTCCATCTTTTCCATCTCTCACTCATAATCAATGA
- the LOC140981381 gene encoding protein tesmin/TSO1-like CXC 2 isoform X1, with the protein MGEGCENFAKECIEEEKEVMDTPERIKSNQIATSLCKFEESPVFNFLNNLSPIKPVKSVHITQTINPLSFATLPSVFTSPHVSSLRGSRFLRRHQFSDPSKPEFSSDDGNTVDLIKVNKDGNEKFDELENLDPEASHCVVANDSSYECSNKFSENFDYDPNSRNSPVKPSCGLESTSSALVYESEVNLEEAGRTDENKEGISCDWESLIADDPDLLIFESPNDTENKKLRGTEMSFYASIRNDKQSMQSLVSMYSGEQIGEGSQPENLSFHPGEGTEMLENSEKHDVTSSSLLNEPIEEMDYENLSGLYRGMRRRCLDFEMAGAHRQRFEEISDPDSSVVLQSGSDISANNRQLVPTNTIDESPRCIVPTLGLHLNALGTTSKDYKLVNVEPSASGRFLIGPIPSVDFHPPTTGRELINNLDATSLGGDMDTVEDFVPLTEDSCQASGYMANEEITQSSPKKKKRRLEQAGEGESCKRCNCKKSKCLKLYCECFAAGVYCVESCACIDCFNKPVHEGTVLATRKQIESRNPLAFAPKVIRGSDSLTETGDDSSNTPASARHKRGCNCKKSGCLKKYCECYQGGVGCSINCRCEGCKNVFGRKDGSVIIGTEAEYEEDETDTTEKSMSEKTAVHFDSEQNMDSAPPETPLLAGRKPVQHLFSNQKPPRSSFPSIGSSSRSYTNQVFKKPSFQPAPKFDRHFETIKEDEIPEFLQEGSPISGIKLSSPNRKRVSPPHNVGMSTGLRSSRKLILQSIPSFPSLTHNQ; encoded by the exons ATGGGGGAGGGGTGTGAGAATTTTGCAAAAGAGTGTATTGAAGAAGAGAAAGAAGTGATGGATACGCCAGAGAGGATCAAGAGCAACCAGATCGCGACATCTTTATGCAAGTTTGag GAGTCCCCTGTCTTTAATTTCTTGAACAACCTTTCCCCAATCAAGCCAGTTAAATCCGTGCATATCACGCAAACGATCAATCCTCTTAGTTTTGCTACTCTTCCATCTGTTTTCACTTCACCTCATGTTAGTTCTCTCAGGGGGTCAAGATTTCTGCGAAG GCATCAGTTTTCAGATCCATCAAAACCTGAGTTTTCTTCTGATGATGGGAACACAGTTGATCTGATTAAGGTAAATAAGGATGGTAACGAGAAATTCGATGAACTGGAAAATCTGGACCCAGAGGCATCTCACTGTGTCGTGGCTAATGATTCATCTTATGAATGCTCAAACaagttttctgaaaattttgattatgaTCCAAATAGTCGCAACTCCCCTGTAAAACCAAGCTGCGGCCTTGAATCCACTTCTTCAGCGCTTGTTTACGAAAGTGAAGTGAATCTCGAGGAAGCAGGCCGAACTGATGAAAACAAAGAAGGCATATCGTGCGATTGGGAGAGTTTAATAGCTGATGACCCCGATCTGCTAATTTTTGAATCGCCAAATGATACAGAAAACAAGAAATTGCGTGGTACTGAGATGAGTTTCTATGCCAGTATCAGAAATGACAAGCAGAGCATGCAGTCTCTTGTTTCAATGTATTCTGGGGAACAAATTGGAGAGGGAAGTCAACCAGAAAACTTGTCTTTTCATCCTGGAGAAGGTACTGAGATGTTGGAAAATTCTGAGAAACATGACGTGACTTCCAGCTCTTTATTGAATGAGCCCATAGAAGAGATGGATTATGAG AATCTCTCTGGTTTGTACCGCGGTATGAGAAGGCGCTGTCTAGATTTTGAGATGGCTGGAGCCCACAGACAGCGTTTTGAAGAGATTTCGGATCCCGATTCTTCAGTGGTGTTACAATCTGGTTCTGATATTTCTGCTAACAATCGACAATTAGTTCCGACAAATACAATAGACGAGTCTCCACGGTGTATTGTACCTACCCTTGGCTTGCATTTAAATGCTCTTGGAACGACATCCAAGGATTACAAACTTGTCAATGTCGAACCTTCAGCTTCTGGACGATTCTTGATTGGACCGATCCCATCAGTTGATTTTCATCCTCCAACTACTGGTCGAGAATTGATAAACAATTTGGATGCTACCTCGTTGGGAGGAGATATGGATACCGTCGAAGATTTTGTTCCGCTTACAGAAGATTCTTGCCAAGCTTCTGGATATATGGCTAATGAGGAGATCACTCAGAGTAGTCCAAAGAAGAAGAA GCGTAGGTTGGAACAAGCCGGGGAAGGCGAATCCTGCAAGCGATGCAACTGCAAGAAATCAAAATGCTTAAAACT CTACTGTGAATGTTTTGCTGCTGGTGTCTACTGTGTGGAGTCATGTGCCTGTATAGATTGCTTCAACAAGCCTGTCCATGAAGGCACTGTCCTTGCAACCCGAAAACAGATTGAATCTAGAAACCCTCTTGCTTTTGCGCCTAAAGTGATTAGGGGCTCAGATTCTCTGACCGAAACTGGG GATGACTCGAGCAACACTCCTGCTTCAGCTCGTCATAAGCGAGGATGTAACTGCAAAAAATCTGGTTGCCTGAAGAAATATTGTGAATGCTATCag GGTGGTGTTGGATGCTCAATTAACTGCAGATGTGAAGGGTGTAAGAACGTGTTTGGTAGAAAGGATG GATCTGTTATAATAGGCACGGAAGCCGAATATGAAGAAGATGAAACGGATACGACTGAGAAGAGTATGTCCGAAAAAACAGCAGTCCATTTTGACTCAGAGCAAAACATGGATTCTGCTCCTCCAGAAACACCGTTGTTGGCTGGGAG GAAACCGGTTCAACATCTGTTCTCAAACCAAAAACCACCTAGGTCTTCATTTCCAAGTATTGGTTCCTCTTCCCGTTCTTACACAAACCAAGTGTTCAAAAAACCGAGCTTTCAACCCGCACCTAAATTCGATAGACATTTTGAAACTATTAAAGAAGACGAAATTCCTGAATTTCTCCAAGAAGGGTCTCCAATAAGTGGCATTAAGTTATCATCTCCCAACAGGAAACGAGTTTCGCCTCCGCACAATGTAGGTATGTCCACCGGTTTAAGAAGCAGTCGAAAGTTGATACTTCAATCTATTCCATCTTTTCCATCTCTCACTCATAATCAATGA
- the LOC140980567 gene encoding protein NETWORKED 1A-like gives MATLSRSESRRLYSWWWDSHISPKNSKWLQENLTDMDGKVKSMIKLIEEDADSFARRAEMYYKRRPELMKLVEEFYRAYRALAERYNHATGELHQAHCTIAEALSEELPFELAEDSPSKTSIQDEEPHTPENKLLVREGSIRKWPKGEKRRGENFRDEVLKLSNEKHILKDEVFNETGRAEKAESEVQDLKKNLASVQVEKDAILLQYQQCLQKLSDIEGELNNAQNDVERLDEKSSKSEIEVQTLKEALLHLEGEKVSALVNHAEYLQKILNLEAMVSLVEEDKKGLDERAIIAQSEAQSLKDEILRLNIENTAAIDQYNQCLVKILELEKVISAMEDEAKLLKVHAKRSEAEVMELQKALAQLDKEKEASTLKYKCCLETINQLEKDLSMAEVNLTCLENEVLNGNAKFRNAEEKRVLLEVSNQSLRLEAENLVKKIAMKDQELSKKEEQLEKLENRLQEENIHCQQVEAMLKNLQNLNSQSKDDNRALQLELKNVLQMLKDLEIFKNGIEVEIQQIRDDNHSLTQSNLLSTVKMENMENEIISLRELKQKLEKEVSLQMGSSKSLQQEILSLKEEIKEMNSCHEALIEQVKAAGLNPACVGASLKNLEDENIRLKHICDEDINEKETLLKKLENMEELVKKKSFDESSVSVLNGEKTTFIMEKASLLSQLQAVTETMHRLLEKNAVLENSLSAAKVELEGLREKSKGLEEVCELLKSDRSYLLTERSTLLLKLETVERKLGSLENGFIRFEEEYVDLEKEKKTVNSQVDELKVSLGVEKQERVSTQIRSETSFVGLQSQIHLLKEENEWKKNEYAEEFERTLKSQFEMSILHKFIKDMEEKNYSLIIECQKHVEASKLAEKVISELESESLEQQVETELLLDEIERLRLDIYGVFRALETGMDCVLDGQTENEQTFMHHILGNIEDMKHSISKYEDDKQQLLVENSVLVTVLEQLESKGMEIESQKIYFENELKSVLKNHTMHKSEKGQILDMNKQLKLDLSQGHQHAAKLEAELVSLCVKQADLQKSYRTLQEAYGQVMEENISLRKKISDLMEEKWHTDQQNDAAVLDSLATVNKSAMLRSFGAEKMMELKSILEDLNRQHEANCTLEKEISILRGQLELQKAVNLELISAVRKSEMEIQGIREYNVQMKRDMTNGKENLIQTEAELLDTEAKLEVAENLNLTLFKMVEKLKSDVQGSLQTRLDQEKSILQLSENNIVQKKEIESLNSVKTNSESEIQDINDQFELWETEESAFYFDLQVCSIPEVMFQNKVQELTGVCQSLESESAAKTFENEQMKGKIFLMESEIGGLKSELNAYGPAIASLRDDIAFLEHNALLHSKFKATLTEEPEFLEVAAHSRRNILKKTHVDSILGLKNLQGRIKTVRKLMEERKNPIFQGRPISDTKQEVPVKEIEDLKRLRFFGRDKRKLQKIKNKASKVWNGMLMKDIPVDQVPHDSGADDPVIELSETSENGKKDQKIGGPLKVSYKMAAKDIVFNDSENGKHKTDTPFTDSDVEKELGVDKLQVSARNRAFFSKMNGRTIHERLASNSYKLEILQTTVQNLRTKLAMNQHSRKTKNVDFEKIQEQLLEAEETVLHLMESNLLLAENIEEIPCQDEVSSPNGSKIMQRTKITEQARKESEKIDLLQLELQKIQYILLKCENEKKNKGRSKFFKSKTVILLDFMNNGRRKRGKPKKSPLSGCLKPSSSINGRSL, from the exons ATGGCAACCCTATCACGTTCCGAGTCGAGGCGCTTGTATTCTTGGTGGTGGGACAGCCACATTAGCCCAAAAAACTCAAAATGGCTCCAAGAAAATCTCACAG ACATGGATGGCAAAGTTAAATCAATGATCAAGCTCATCGAAGAAGATGCAGATTCATTTGCACGAAGGGCTGAAATGTACTACAAGAGAAGGCCTGAGTTGATGAAATTGGTCGAGGAGTTCTACCGGGCTTATCGTGCATTGGCTGAACGATATAATCATGCGACAGGAGAACTTCACCAGGCTCATTGCACCATAGCAGAGGCCTTATCTGAAGAACTACCTTTTGAACTGGCTGAAGATTCACCTTCTAAAACTTCGATTCAAGATGAGGAACCTCATACGCCAGAAAATAAGCTCCTTGTTCGTGAAGGATCGATACGAAAATGGCCAAAAGGGGAAAAAAGGAGAGGAGAGAACTTTCGAGATGAAGTGCTCAAATTGTCAAATGAAAAGCATATTCTTAAAGACGAGGTTTTTAATGAGACAGGAAGAGCAGAAAAAGCCGAGAGTGAAGTTCAAGACTTGAAAAAAAACCTTGCTAGTGTGCAAGTTGAAAAGGACGCGATCCTCTTACAGTATCAGCAGTGCCTACAAAAGCTATCTGATATAGAGGGAGAGCTTAATAATGCACAAAATGATGTAGAGAGGCTGGATGAAAAATCGAGCAAATCTGAAATCGAGGTTCAAACGTTGAAAGAAGCCCTTCTTCATTTAGAGGGTGAAAAAGTTTCTGCTTTGGTCAATCATGCTGAGTATTTGCAGAAGATATTGAATCTGGAGGCCATGGTTTCTCTAGTCGAAGAAGATAAGAAGGGACTTGACGAGAGAGCAATCATAGCACAAAGTGAAGCTCAATCTTTGAAAGATGAAATATTGAgactaaatattgaaaatacaGCTGCAATAGATCAGTACAATCAGTGTCTTGTGAAAATATTAGAGTTAGAGAAGGTAATATCTGCCATGGAAGATGAGGCCAAACTGCTAAAAGTACATGCAAAAAGATCCGAAGCTGAAGTCATGGAACTTCAAAAGGCTCTTGCGCAGCTGGACAAGGAGAAAGAAGCTTCGACTCTTAAGTACAAGTGCTGCTTGGAGACAATAAACCAGCTTGAGAAAGATTTATCTATGGCTGAAGTGAATCTTACGTGCCTCGAAAATGAAGTCCTGAATGGAAATGCTAAATTTCGAAATGCTGAAGAGAAACGCGTACTTTTGGAGGTATCAAATCAATCACTTAGACTCGAGGCAGAGAATCTGGTTAAGAAGATTGCCATGAAAGATCAAGAACTTTCAAAGAAGGAGGAGCAGTTGGAGAAGCTCGAGAATCGTTTGCAAGAAGAGAACATTCATTGCCAACAAGTTGAAGCCATGCTCAAGAATCTGCAAAATTTGAATTCTCAATCAAAAGATGATAATAGAGCTCTGCAACTGGAGTTAAAAAATGTTCTTCAAATGCTGAAGGACTTGGAAATCTTTAAGAATGGCATAGAAGTGGAGATTCAGCAGATTAGGGATGACAATCATAGTTTGACTCAATCAAATTTGTTGTCAACTGTCAAAATGGAGAATATGGAAAATGAAATTATCAGTCTCAGAGAGTTGAAGCAGAAGCTTGAAAAGGAAGTTTCTCTACAAATGGGCTCTAGCAAATCCCTTCAGCAGGAGATATTATCATTGAAAGAGGAAATTAAAGAAATGAATAGTTGCCACGAGGCTTTAATTGAGCAAGTAAAAGCAGCAGGTCTGAACCCAGCATGTGTTGGAGCTTCATTGAAGAACTTGGAGGATGAGAACATAAGGCTGAAACATATTTGTGATGAAGATATCAACGAGAAAGAAACTTTGTTGAAGAAGTTGGAAAACATGGAGGAACTTGTAAAGAAAAAATCTTTCGATGAAAGCTCCGTGTCGGTCTTGAATGGAGAAAAGACCACATTTATTATGGAGAAAGCTTCTCTTCTCTCTCAGTTGCAGGCTGTGACAGAGACCATGCATAGGCTACTGGAGAAAAATGCCGTTCTTGAGAATTCTCTATCTGCTGCAAAAGTTGAACTCGAAGGTTTGAGGGAGAAATCAAAGGGTTTGGAAGAGGTCTGTGAACTGCTCAAAAGCGACAGATCTTATCTTCTAACCGAAAGGAGTACCTTGTTGCTTAAGTTGGAAACTGTTGAGAGGAAATTAGGAAGCCTGGAGAACGGATTTATCAGGTTTGAAGAAGAATACGTGGATTTAgagaaagagaagaaaactgTAAACTCTCAGGTGGATGAACTCAAAGTGTCTTTGGGTGTGGAGAAGCAAGAGCGAGTAAGCACCCAGATTCGAAGTGAGACTTCGTTTGTTGGACTACAAAGCCAGATTCATCTCctgaaagaagaaaatgaatggAAGAAGAATGAATATGCAGAGGAATTTGAAAGAACTCTAAAATCGCAGTTTGAGATGTCCATTTTGCATAAATTTATTAAAGACatggaagaaaaaaattattcgcTCATTATTGAGTGTCAAAAACATGTTGAGGCTTCCAAATTAGCAGAGAAAGTGATATCAGAGCTGGAGAGTGAAAGCCTTGAGCAGCAGGTGGAAACTGAGCTCCTGTTGGATGAAATCGAAAGATTAAGGTTGGATATATATGGAGTTTTTAGGGCCCTCGAAACTGGTATGGATTGTGTTCTTGATGGACAGACTGAAAATGAGCAAACTTTCATGCATCACATCCTGGGAAATATCGAAGATATGAAACATTCCATCTCAAAAtatgaggatgataagcagcaGCTCTTGGTTGAGAACTCGGTCCTTGTTACTGTACTCGAGCAGTTGGAATCCAAAGGCATGGAAATTGAGTCACAGAAGATATATTTTGAGAACGAGTTGAAATCTGTTCTTAAGAATCATACCATGCATAAATCTGAAAAAGGCCAAATTCTCGACATGAACAAACAATTGAAATTGGATTTGAGTCAGGGCCATCAGCACGCTGCTAAACTTGAGGCTGAATTGGTGAGTCTTTGTGTCAAGCAGGCTGATTTGCAAAAATCTTACCGCACATTACAAGAAGCATATGGTCAAGTGATGGAGGAAAACATATCTTTGCGGAAGAAAATTTCTGATTTAATGGAGGAAAAATGGCACACAGATCAGCAAAATGATGCTGCTGTTCTGGATTCCTTGGCCACTGTTAATAAATCTGCAATGCTACGGAGCTTTGGGGCAGAGAAAATGATGGAATTAAAGTCAATTCTTGAAGATCTGAACAGACAGCATGAGGCCAACTGTACCCTTGAAAAGGAAATAAGTATATTGAGAGGACAGCTGGAGTTGCAAAAGGCGGTAAATTTGGAACTTATCAGTGCTGTTCGGAAATCAGAAATGGAGATTCAAGGGATCAGAGAATACAATGTTCAGATGAAGAGGGATATGACAAATGGTAAAGAAAATTTGATTCAAACGGAAGCCGAGCTCTTGGATACCGAAGCGAAGCTTGAAGTTgctgaaaatttgaatttgaccCTGTTCAAAATGGTGGAAAAATTGAAATCTGACGTCCAAGGATCACTGCAGACAAGACTAGATCAAGAAAAGAGCATACTCCAACTGTCTGAGAATAATATCGTTCAAAAGAAGGAAATTGAGAGCCTTAATTCAGTTAAAACAAACTCAGAGTCTGAAATCCAGGACATAAATGATCAGTTTGAACTCTGGGAAACTGAAGAGTCGGCATTTTATTTTGACCTTCAAGTCTGTTCTATTCCTGAAGTTATGTTTCAAAATAAAGTCCAGGAACTTACTGGGGTGTGTCAAAGTTTAGAGAGTGAAAGTGCGGCAAAAACCTTTGAGAATGAACAGATGAAAGGGAAGATTTTTTTGATGGAGAGTGAAATTGGAGGGTTAAAATCCGAATTAAACGCATATGGTCCGGCCATTGCTTCTCTAAGAGATGATATAGCATTTCTTGAACACAATGCACTTCTTCATTCAAAGTTTAAAGCGACACTAACTGAAGAGCCAGAG TTTCTGGAAGTTGCTGCTCATTCCAGAAGAAATATCTTGAAGAAAACTCATGTTGACTCCATCCTTGGCTTGAAGAACTTGCAGGGAAGAATAAAAACAGTTAGAAAGTTGATGGAGGAAAGGAAAAATCCTATTTTTCAGGGAAGACCAATCTCTGATACCAAACAAGAAGTTCCTGTGAAAGAGATTGAGGACTTAAAACGCCTTCGTTTCTTTGGTCGAGATAAACGCAAGTTGCAGAAGATAAAAAATAAAGCCTCTAAAGTTTGGAATGGAATGCTAATGAAAGATATTCCTGTCGACCAAGTTCCCCATGATTCTGGGGCAGATGATCCGGTCATTGAGCTTTCCGAAACTTCTGAAAATGGGAAGAAAGATCAAAAAATTGGAGGGCCCCTTAAAGTGTCTTATAAGATGGCGGCAAAGGATATAGTTTTCAATGATTCTGAAAATGGAAAGCATAAAACTGATACACCCTTTACTGACTCTGATGTGGAGAAAGAGTTGGGAGTGGATAAGTTGCAGGTCTCAGCAAGAAATAGGGCATTCTTTTCAAAAATGAACGGCAGAACAATCCACGAAAGATTGGCCTCGAATTCCTATAAACTCGAGATTCTTCAGACAACTGTGCAGAACTTGAGAACCAAATTGGCGATGAATCAACACAGCAGAAAGACCAAGAATGTCGATTTTGAAAAGATTCAAGAACAGTTACTTGAAGCCGAGGAAACTGTTCTACACTTGATGGAGTCGAACTTGCTGCTGGCAGAAAATATCGAAGAAATCCCTTGTCAAGATGAAGTTTCATCACCAAACGGATCCAAGATAATGCAGAGAACAAAGATTACAGAACAGGCCCGAAAAGAGTCCGAAAAGATTGACCTGTTGCAGCTAGAGCTTCAgaaaattcaatatattttgCTGAAATGCGAGAATGAGAAGAAAAACAAGGGGAGAAGCAAGTTCTTCAAGAGCAAAACGGTGATTCTGCTGGACTTTATGAACAATGGAAGGAGGAAGCGTGGGAAGCCTAAGAAGAGTCCTCTCAGTGGATGTTTAAAGCCATCAAGTAGCATTAATGGGAGAAGCTTgtaa